The following coding sequences lie in one Mesorhizobium sp. NZP2298 genomic window:
- the pyrH gene encoding UMP kinase — MTVKPLYRRVLLKASGEALMGEQHFGIDVSVVDRIAADIAEARALGIEVGVVIGGGNIFRGVAVASKGGDRVTGDHMGMLATVINSLALRTSLHKIGVDAVVLSAIAMPELCESFSQRQADAYMNQGRVVIFAGGTGNPFFTTDSAAALRAAEIGADALFKGTQVDGVYSADPKKDPNATRFERISHAEVINRGLSIMDTAAIALARENNIPIIVYSIHEKGGFGDILRGGGRCTVVADD; from the coding sequence ATGACGGTGAAGCCCCTCTACCGACGTGTCTTGTTGAAAGCGTCGGGCGAAGCGTTGATGGGCGAACAGCATTTCGGCATCGACGTCTCGGTCGTGGATCGCATCGCCGCCGACATCGCCGAGGCCCGTGCCCTGGGCATAGAGGTCGGCGTCGTCATCGGCGGCGGCAATATCTTCCGCGGCGTGGCCGTCGCCTCCAAGGGCGGAGACCGCGTCACCGGCGACCACATGGGCATGCTTGCCACGGTCATCAACTCACTGGCGCTGCGCACCTCGCTGCACAAAATCGGCGTTGATGCGGTGGTGCTGTCGGCGATCGCCATGCCAGAACTCTGCGAGAGTTTTTCGCAACGCCAGGCAGACGCTTACATGAACCAGGGCAGGGTGGTGATCTTCGCCGGCGGCACTGGCAATCCGTTCTTCACCACTGATTCGGCCGCAGCGCTTCGCGCGGCTGAAATCGGCGCGGATGCGCTGTTCAAGGGCACGCAGGTCGACGGTGTCTACTCGGCCGACCCGAAGAAGGACCCGAACGCGACCCGTTTCGAGCGCATCAGCCATGCCGAAGTCATAAATCGCGGCCTTTCCATCATGGATACGGCAGCGATTGCACTTGCGCGCGAAAACAACATTCCGATAATCGTCTATTCGATCCACGAAAAAGGTGGTTTCGGCGATATTCTGAGGGGCGGCGGCCGCTGCACGGTCGTCGCGGACGATTGA
- a CDS encoding aldo/keto reductase has translation MTMTYYTLGNSGLRVSQLALGTMTFGKEWGWGADRDTARAMFDAYVEAGGNFFDTADLYTGGTAEAWLGEFIAERGLRDTAVIASKFTMNMQPGNPNAGGNGRKNIMRAIDASLKRLGTDYMDLYLMHVWDRLTPAEEVMRTLDDLVRVGKVRHVGLSDVPAWYAGRAQAIAELRGYEPVSALQLEYSLAERSIENEFVPFGMRHGAGIMVWSPLASGLLSGKYRPVQAGNAGRLDGFRNSTHPGFQKFTERNWTIVAELEKVASQLGRSMPQVAINWVATQPGIATVILGATTLSQIADNLGALDFEIPAELRDRLDLVSGTPAPFPYSYFGPQIQARVTGGAATGDKPSGYASPVLVEGEPAGVSTD, from the coding sequence ATGACCATGACCTACTACACGCTCGGCAACAGCGGCCTCAGGGTCAGCCAGCTGGCGCTGGGCACCATGACGTTCGGCAAGGAATGGGGCTGGGGAGCCGACAGGGACACGGCCCGCGCGATGTTCGACGCCTATGTCGAGGCGGGCGGCAATTTCTTTGACACGGCGGACCTCTACACCGGGGGCACCGCCGAAGCCTGGCTTGGCGAATTCATCGCCGAGCGGGGCTTGCGCGATACCGCGGTGATCGCCAGCAAGTTCACCATGAACATGCAGCCCGGCAATCCCAATGCCGGCGGCAACGGCCGCAAGAACATCATGCGCGCGATAGACGCTTCACTGAAGCGGTTGGGCACCGACTATATGGATCTCTATCTCATGCATGTGTGGGACAGGCTGACGCCGGCCGAAGAGGTCATGCGCACCCTGGATGACCTGGTGCGGGTGGGCAAGGTGCGCCATGTCGGCCTGTCCGATGTGCCAGCTTGGTATGCGGGGCGGGCACAGGCGATCGCCGAGTTGCGCGGATATGAACCGGTTTCGGCGCTGCAGCTCGAATACTCCCTCGCCGAACGCTCGATCGAGAATGAGTTCGTGCCATTCGGCATGCGCCATGGCGCCGGCATCATGGTCTGGAGCCCGCTGGCCAGCGGGCTGCTCAGCGGCAAATACCGGCCGGTCCAGGCTGGAAATGCTGGCCGGCTCGACGGGTTTCGCAACTCGACGCATCCGGGCTTCCAGAAATTCACCGAGCGCAACTGGACTATCGTGGCCGAGCTCGAGAAGGTTGCGTCCCAACTCGGCCGCAGCATGCCGCAGGTCGCGATCAACTGGGTGGCGACGCAGCCGGGGATCGCAACGGTGATCCTGGGTGCGACGACGCTCAGCCAGATCGCGGACAATCTCGGTGCGCTGGACTTCGAGATTCCGGCCGAACTTCGCGACCGGCTGGATTTGGTCAGCGGAACCCCTGCGCCATTCCCCTATTCCTATTTCGGGCCGCAGATACAGGCGCGCGTCACCGGCGGTGCTGCAACCGGCGACAAGCCCTCCGGCTACGCGTCGCCGGTGCTTGTCGAGGGCGAGCCGGCCGGCGTATCCACGGACTGA
- the frr gene encoding ribosome recycling factor, with translation MSGEYDDLKRRMDGAIAAFKHDLASLRTGRASSNLLDAIQVQAYGTTMPINQVANVTVPEPRMISVSIWDKSMVGAVDRAIRESNLGFNPIVDGTNLRIPLPELNEQRRKELVKISHGYAENARVAARHVRRDGMDFLKKAEKDGTISEDDQRKRSDQVQKLTDETISTIDHLLSDKEAEIMQV, from the coding sequence ATGAGTGGTGAGTACGACGATCTCAAGCGGCGCATGGATGGGGCAATAGCCGCGTTCAAGCATGACCTGGCTTCGCTGCGGACCGGTCGCGCCTCCAGCAATCTGCTCGATGCCATCCAGGTGCAGGCCTACGGCACCACGATGCCGATCAACCAGGTCGCCAACGTTACCGTTCCGGAGCCGCGCATGATCTCGGTGTCGATCTGGGACAAGTCGATGGTTGGAGCCGTCGACCGCGCCATCCGGGAATCCAATCTGGGCTTCAACCCGATCGTGGACGGCACCAATCTCAGGATTCCGCTGCCGGAGCTCAACGAGCAGCGCCGCAAGGAACTGGTCAAGATCTCGCATGGCTATGCCGAGAACGCCCGCGTCGCCGCGCGCCATGTGCGCCGCGACGGCATGGACTTCCTGAAGAAGGCGGAGAAGGACGGCACCATCAGCGAGGACGATCAGCGCAAGCGTTCGGACCAGGTCCAGAAGCTCACAGACGAAACAATCAGCACCATCGATCATCTGCTTTCCGACAAGGAAGCTGAAATCATGCAGGTTTAG
- a CDS encoding phosphatidate cytidylyltransferase, translating into MSNLQLRVISAVVLAVIALGLTWLGGLPFRLLCAAMVAMIFYEWTRMSRPVTAHGLGFLPEALAVVFIGALIAGLPAFWLLLLAVILIAVTAIAALVRQTGQWEASGLAYASVSGLSLALLRDGDHAGLVAILFLFAVVWATDIFAYFVGRAVGGPKLAPSISPGKTRSGALGGAVGGVVAGVMLAAAAGAGNLALLGLVALVLSIVAQAGDLFESWVKRRHGCKDSGVLIPGHGGVMDRVDGLVAAALALYVIGWISAGADHPAQGLFPI; encoded by the coding sequence ATGAGCAACCTTCAGCTCCGCGTCATTTCAGCGGTCGTGCTTGCCGTCATCGCCCTTGGCCTGACCTGGCTTGGCGGCCTGCCTTTCCGACTGCTGTGCGCAGCCATGGTGGCGATGATCTTTTACGAGTGGACACGCATGTCGCGGCCTGTCACGGCCCATGGGCTGGGCTTCCTGCCCGAGGCGCTGGCGGTTGTTTTCATCGGCGCCCTGATCGCCGGCCTTCCTGCGTTCTGGCTGCTGCTGCTTGCCGTGATTCTGATTGCCGTGACGGCGATTGCCGCCCTGGTTCGCCAGACCGGGCAGTGGGAGGCAAGCGGTCTTGCCTATGCCAGCGTGTCCGGCCTGTCGCTTGCTCTGCTGCGCGATGGCGACCATGCGGGCCTCGTCGCCATACTGTTCTTGTTCGCGGTCGTCTGGGCGACCGACATTTTTGCCTATTTCGTTGGACGCGCAGTCGGCGGTCCCAAACTCGCGCCGTCGATTTCACCCGGCAAGACGCGCAGCGGCGCGCTGGGCGGCGCTGTCGGTGGTGTCGTTGCCGGGGTTATGCTGGCAGCCGCCGCCGGTGCCGGGAACCTGGCGCTGCTCGGCCTTGTGGCACTCGTGCTTTCGATCGTGGCCCAGGCCGGTGACCTGTTCGAATCCTGGGTCAAGCGGCGGCACGGCTGCAAGGATTCGGGTGTCCTCATTCCGGGCCATGGCGGCGTGATGGACCGTGTCGACGGGCTTGTCGCGGCGGCTCTCGCCCTGTACGTCATTGGCTGGATTTCGGCGGGCGCCGATCATCCGGCACAGGGGCTGTTTCCGATTTGA
- the rpsB gene encoding 30S ribosomal protein S2 yields MALPDFSMRQLLEAGIHFGHQTHRWNPKMAPYIYGARNNIHIIDLSQTVPLLHQALKQVSDTVAKGGRVLFVGTKRQASDIVADAAQRSAQYYVNSRWLGGMLTNWKTISNSIQRLRKLDEMLAGEAQGLTKKERLNLDREREKLDKALGGIKDMGSTPDLMFVIDTNKEAIAILEAKRLGIPVVAIIDSNCDPDKIDFPIPGNDDAARAIQLYCDLIAKAAIDGIARQQGALGVDIGASVEAPVEPALDPAPASEAPEA; encoded by the coding sequence ATGGCTCTGCCTGATTTCAGCATGCGCCAGCTTTTGGAAGCTGGCATTCACTTCGGCCACCAGACCCACCGCTGGAATCCGAAGATGGCGCCCTACATCTATGGCGCCCGCAACAACATCCACATCATCGACCTCTCGCAGACGGTGCCCTTGCTGCACCAGGCGCTGAAGCAGGTCTCCGACACCGTCGCCAAGGGCGGCCGCGTGCTGTTCGTCGGCACCAAGCGCCAGGCGTCCGACATCGTTGCCGATGCGGCTCAGCGTTCGGCCCAGTACTATGTCAACTCGCGTTGGCTCGGCGGCATGCTGACCAACTGGAAGACGATCTCGAATTCGATCCAGCGCCTGCGCAAGCTCGACGAGATGCTTGCCGGCGAGGCCCAGGGCCTCACCAAGAAGGAGCGCCTGAACCTCGACCGCGAGCGCGAGAAGCTGGACAAGGCGCTGGGCGGCATCAAGGACATGGGCTCGACGCCCGACCTGATGTTCGTGATCGACACCAACAAGGAAGCGATCGCCATCCTCGAGGCCAAGCGCCTTGGCATCCCGGTCGTCGCCATCATCGATTCGAACTGCGATCCGGACAAGATCGATTTCCCGATCCCCGGCAATGACGACGCGGCCCGCGCCATCCAGCTCTATTGCGACCTGATCGCCAAGGCTGCGATCGACGGCATCGCTCGTCAGCAGGGCGCGCTCGGCGTCGATATCGGCGCTTCGGTTGAAGCTCCGGTCGAGCCGGCGCTCGATCCGGCTCCGGCATCGGAAGCCCCCGAGGCTTGA
- a CDS encoding isoprenyl transferase gives MTTPAHVAIIMDGNGRWAKSRGMPRLAGHRAGVEALRKTVRAAPDLGISFLTVYAFSSENWSRPKSEVSDLMGLLKLFIRRDLAELHQSGVRVRIIGDRAGLQADIRGLLDEAESLTAGNEALTLVIAFNYGGRDEIVRTARKLASAVARGEIDSEAITAESFAGCLDTQGIPDPELVIRTSGELRLSNFLLWQAAYSELVFLPCYWPDFSREHLAEALREFAGRERRFGGLGPQDVASRPAAG, from the coding sequence ATGACAACGCCCGCGCATGTCGCGATCATCATGGATGGAAATGGACGCTGGGCCAAGTCGCGCGGCATGCCGAGGCTTGCCGGTCATCGCGCCGGCGTCGAGGCGTTGCGCAAGACGGTGCGCGCGGCACCGGATCTCGGTATCTCCTTCCTGACCGTCTATGCTTTCTCTTCGGAGAACTGGTCGCGGCCGAAGTCCGAAGTCAGCGACCTGATGGGACTGTTGAAGCTTTTCATCCGCCGCGATCTCGCCGAGCTCCATCAGAGCGGCGTGCGGGTCAGGATCATCGGCGACAGGGCAGGGCTGCAGGCCGACATCAGAGGGCTGCTCGACGAGGCCGAATCGCTTACCGCCGGCAACGAAGCGCTGACACTGGTCATCGCCTTCAACTATGGCGGGCGCGACGAGATCGTTCGCACGGCGCGCAAGCTTGCTTCGGCGGTGGCGCGCGGCGAGATCGACAGCGAAGCGATCACCGCCGAAAGCTTTGCCGGCTGTCTCGACACGCAAGGCATTCCCGATCCGGAACTGGTCATACGCACCAGTGGCGAGCTTCGCCTGTCCAACTTCCTCTTGTGGCAGGCCGCCTATAGCGAGCTGGTGTTCCTGCCTTGCTATTGGCCCGATTTCAGCCGCGAGCACCTCGCCGAGGCCTTGCGCGAATTTGCCGGCCGCGAACGCCGTTTCGGCGGATTGGGCCCGCAAGACGTCGCGTCGCGACCGGCCGCGGGATGA
- a CDS encoding nuclear transport factor 2 family protein → MNALKHVTFAAGMALSPVDAGGTESSAWQALADERAVIRIADAIDRAVDAQDWKLARSYFADRVAADFSSLSGQPAAIIASDDLIGAWAGNLKGSKTSLHLRTNHQVVLEADTATVLSNGYAWNRMEGNGDPLWEVWGTYEHKLTRAATDWKVDGFAFHMTHERGNPWVKATPGQ, encoded by the coding sequence ATGAATGCGTTGAAGCACGTAACTTTCGCGGCCGGCATGGCGCTGTCGCCGGTCGATGCCGGCGGGACGGAATCGTCCGCCTGGCAAGCGCTCGCGGACGAACGCGCGGTCATCCGTATAGCCGATGCCATCGACCGCGCCGTCGACGCGCAGGACTGGAAACTCGCGCGCAGCTATTTCGCGGATCGGGTTGCCGCTGACTTCAGTAGCCTGTCGGGGCAGCCCGCGGCCATCATTGCCTCCGACGATCTGATCGGCGCCTGGGCCGGCAATCTCAAGGGTTCGAAGACAAGCCTGCACCTGCGCACCAATCACCAGGTCGTTCTCGAGGCGGACACGGCGACCGTCCTGTCGAACGGCTATGCCTGGAACCGGATGGAAGGCAATGGCGACCCGCTTTGGGAGGTCTGGGGCACGTATGAGCACAAGCTGACGCGCGCCGCCACCGACTGGAAGGTCGACGGCTTCGCCTTCCACATGACGCATGAGCGCGGCAACCCTTGGGTCAAGGCGACGCCGGGCCAGTGA
- a CDS encoding LysR family transcriptional regulator has protein sequence MDRDLLSHLPVVVAVARRGGFALAAAELGMSPSAVSHAVRLVEERVGQPLFARTTRSVSLTEAGKALVETVAPALQDIAERMDRIRSVKGKPSGLLRINASNIAIPLAATPVVAAMAERYPDITVEIFADQGLVDIVGEGFDAGIRLGEMIAQDMVAVRLTPPFKAVIVASPAYIGRRGRPRSIADLVNHNCIGYRLVRSGALYRWDLAEDGKDVVIETGGTAIVTDSLAAIDLALAGVGLAYLFEPLARADLAAGRLVQVLPQSAIEEPGLFLYFPRRAAMAPKLRAFIDIAQEIGLTSMRTSGRKTLSE, from the coding sequence ATGGATCGCGATCTGCTCAGCCATCTGCCTGTCGTCGTTGCCGTTGCCCGGCGCGGCGGCTTCGCGCTTGCAGCCGCCGAACTCGGCATGAGTCCGTCCGCTGTCAGCCATGCGGTGCGCCTTGTCGAGGAGCGGGTCGGTCAGCCCCTGTTCGCACGTACGACACGCAGCGTTTCGCTCACCGAGGCAGGCAAGGCACTGGTGGAAACGGTGGCCCCTGCCCTTCAGGATATTGCCGAACGGATGGATCGTATCCGCAGTGTCAAGGGCAAGCCGTCCGGCCTGCTCAGGATCAATGCCTCCAACATCGCGATCCCATTGGCGGCGACCCCGGTCGTCGCGGCCATGGCCGAGCGCTATCCGGACATCACGGTGGAGATCTTCGCCGACCAGGGGCTGGTCGACATCGTCGGCGAAGGTTTTGACGCAGGGATCCGGCTGGGCGAGATGATCGCGCAGGATATGGTCGCCGTGCGGCTCACGCCTCCGTTCAAAGCCGTCATCGTCGCCTCTCCCGCCTATATCGGGCGCCGTGGCCGCCCGCGCAGCATAGCCGATCTCGTCAACCACAATTGCATCGGTTACCGGCTTGTCCGCTCCGGCGCGCTCTATCGCTGGGATTTGGCGGAGGACGGCAAGGATGTCGTCATAGAGACCGGCGGAACGGCCATCGTCACGGATTCGCTCGCCGCGATTGACCTGGCGCTTGCCGGAGTAGGCCTTGCCTATCTGTTCGAACCACTGGCGCGCGCGGATCTTGCGGCCGGCCGCCTGGTGCAGGTGCTGCCGCAATCAGCGATCGAGGAACCTGGCCTGTTCCTCTACTTCCCGCGCCGGGCGGCGATGGCGCCGAAGCTGAGGGCGTTTATCGACATAGCACAAGAAATCGGCCTGACATCCATGCGAACATCAGGCCGAAAAACACTGTCGGAATAA
- the tsf gene encoding translation elongation factor Ts, producing the protein MSISAAQVKELRDLTGAGMMDCKAALNETNGNMEEAVDWLRKKGISKADKKAGRTAAEGLIGVDNGVREAAVVEVNSETDFVARNAAFQEIVANVAKVALAYGTTEAVAAAKYPGSDKSVTDTIKDAVGTIGENLGFRRSAKLTVPHGAVATYVHNAVADGLGKLGVLVAIETTGNEHAANAFGRQVAMHVAATNPMALTAEQIDPAAVEREKAIFSDQARQSGKPEAIIEKMVEGRLRKFYEEVVLLKQAFVLNPDITVEKALKDAEKEIGAPAKITAYLRFALGEGIEKEETDFAAEVAAAVKK; encoded by the coding sequence ATGAGCATTTCGGCTGCACAGGTCAAAGAACTCCGCGACTTGACCGGCGCGGGCATGATGGACTGCAAGGCGGCGTTGAACGAGACCAACGGCAATATGGAAGAGGCCGTCGACTGGCTGCGCAAGAAGGGCATTTCCAAGGCTGACAAGAAGGCTGGCCGCACCGCCGCCGAAGGCCTGATCGGCGTCGACAATGGCGTGCGCGAGGCCGCGGTCGTCGAGGTCAATTCCGAGACCGACTTCGTTGCTCGCAACGCCGCGTTCCAGGAAATCGTCGCCAACGTTGCCAAGGTCGCTCTCGCCTATGGCACGACCGAGGCGGTTGCCGCCGCCAAATATCCGGGTTCCGACAAGTCGGTCACCGACACCATCAAGGACGCTGTCGGCACCATCGGCGAGAACCTGGGCTTCCGCCGCTCGGCCAAGCTGACCGTTCCGCATGGCGCGGTGGCGACCTATGTCCACAACGCGGTTGCCGACGGCCTTGGCAAGCTCGGCGTGCTGGTCGCGATCGAAACCACGGGCAATGAGCATGCGGCCAACGCCTTCGGCCGCCAGGTCGCCATGCACGTCGCCGCCACCAACCCGATGGCGCTGACGGCAGAGCAGATCGACCCGGCTGCGGTCGAGCGCGAGAAGGCGATCTTCTCCGATCAGGCGCGTCAGTCCGGCAAGCCGGAAGCGATCATCGAGAAGATGGTCGAAGGTCGCCTGCGCAAGTTCTACGAGGAAGTCGTGCTCTTGAAGCAGGCCTTCGTGCTCAATCCCGACATCACCGTCGAGAAGGCGCTGAAGGATGCCGAGAAGGAAATCGGCGCGCCGGCCAAGATCACCGCCTATCTGCGCTTCGCGCTTGGCGAGGGTATCGAGAAGGAAGAGACCGATTTCGCGGCGGAAGTCGCGGCGGCGGTCAAGAAGTAA
- a CDS encoding LysE family translocator, whose translation MTPTAFLAYCAAVTLAAATPGPAMFAVITNGVSRGFLRAFMAGIGVAAGDAVLVTLALLGLVALAQTFEWIFLLLKYAGAVYLIFLGIRMWRASAAQSNEPRTAEARLSRSFLLGASIALGNPKAILFHASIMPLILNLDTLTFVDGLLVVAVVIGVNVLTMGVYAALAGRASGWFRTPRRMRLMNRFAGSAMIGTGALIAAR comes from the coding sequence ATGACACCAACGGCATTTCTCGCCTATTGCGCCGCCGTCACACTCGCCGCCGCCACACCGGGACCCGCAATGTTCGCGGTCATCACCAATGGCGTGTCGCGCGGCTTCCTTCGTGCCTTCATGGCCGGCATTGGGGTCGCCGCCGGCGATGCGGTGCTGGTCACCCTGGCGCTGCTCGGGCTGGTGGCGCTGGCCCAGACCTTCGAGTGGATCTTTCTCCTGCTGAAATATGCGGGTGCTGTCTATCTGATCTTTCTTGGGATCAGGATGTGGCGCGCCTCGGCCGCGCAATCGAATGAGCCGCGGACGGCCGAGGCGAGATTGTCCCGGTCCTTCTTGCTTGGCGCATCCATCGCGCTGGGGAACCCGAAGGCAATTCTGTTCCATGCCTCGATCATGCCGTTGATCCTCAACCTCGACACACTCACTTTTGTCGATGGCCTGCTCGTGGTGGCGGTCGTCATCGGCGTCAACGTCCTCACCATGGGTGTCTATGCAGCACTTGCGGGCCGGGCTTCGGGCTGGTTCAGGACACCCAGGCGCATGCGGCTGATGAACCGGTTTGCCGGCAGCGCGATGATCGGCACCGGAGCGCTGATTGCCGCACGCTGA
- the rseP gene encoding RIP metalloprotease RseP yields MNEILHAIFSTEGFFLGTLVPFLFVLTVVVFVHEMGHYLVGRWCGIGVKAFSIGFGPELIGFNDRHGTRWKLCAIPLGGYVKFVGDMNATSSQPTSDELETLTDEERKVAFHTQAIWKRAATVAAGPLFNFLLTIVVFAVLFAAYGRYVSEPMVAEVTTDSPAAKAGILPGDRFVSVDGSKVETFGDVQRLVSGRAGDTITFVMLRDGKEVTVTATPQLMEQEDALGNKVKVAVIGVVNNKELGQPRLITYTPVGAVAAAVEETGHVIERTGQFLKRFAAGREDKCQLGGPVKIADMAGKAAKLGFEWLVQLVALLSVGIGILNLLPIPPLDGGHLLFYGVEAVIRRPVSERMMEMAYRAGLLLVLCFMGFVFWNDLFGC; encoded by the coding sequence TTGAACGAGATTCTTCACGCGATTTTCAGCACGGAAGGTTTCTTTCTGGGCACGCTAGTGCCGTTTCTCTTCGTGCTGACCGTGGTGGTGTTCGTCCACGAGATGGGCCATTACCTCGTCGGCCGCTGGTGCGGCATCGGGGTCAAGGCCTTTTCGATCGGCTTCGGTCCCGAACTCATCGGTTTCAACGACAGGCATGGCACGCGCTGGAAGCTTTGCGCCATACCGCTTGGCGGCTATGTCAAATTTGTCGGCGACATGAACGCCACCTCCAGCCAGCCTACCTCGGATGAACTCGAGACGCTGACCGACGAGGAGCGCAAGGTCGCCTTTCACACCCAGGCGATCTGGAAGCGCGCGGCGACCGTGGCGGCCGGGCCTCTGTTCAACTTCCTGCTGACGATCGTCGTCTTTGCCGTCCTGTTTGCGGCCTATGGGCGGTATGTCTCGGAGCCCATGGTGGCGGAGGTTACGACAGACAGTCCCGCGGCGAAGGCCGGCATCCTGCCCGGGGATCGATTCGTCAGCGTCGACGGCAGCAAGGTCGAAACGTTCGGCGATGTGCAGCGGCTGGTTTCGGGCCGGGCCGGCGATACCATCACCTTCGTCATGCTGCGCGATGGCAAGGAAGTCACGGTCACCGCGACCCCGCAGTTGATGGAGCAGGAAGACGCGCTCGGCAACAAGGTCAAGGTCGCGGTGATCGGCGTCGTCAACAACAAGGAACTCGGCCAGCCCCGCCTCATTACCTACACGCCGGTCGGTGCCGTGGCGGCCGCCGTCGAGGAAACTGGCCACGTCATCGAGCGCACCGGCCAGTTCCTGAAGCGTTTCGCCGCGGGGCGCGAGGACAAGTGCCAGTTGGGTGGTCCCGTCAAGATCGCCGACATGGCAGGCAAGGCGGCGAAACTGGGTTTCGAGTGGCTGGTTCAGCTCGTGGCGCTGTTGTCTGTCGGGATAGGTATTCTCAATCTTTTGCCGATTCCCCCCCTCGACGGCGGCCATCTGTTGTTCTACGGGGTGGAGGCCGTCATTCGCCGACCGGTGTCGGAACGGATGATGGAAATGGCCTATCGAGCCGGTCTGCTCCTTGTCCTGTGCTTCATGGGTTTCGTGTTCTGGAATGATCTCTTTGGATGCTGA